One Oscillospiraceae bacterium genomic region harbors:
- the ftsH gene encoding ATP-dependent zinc metalloprotease FtsH, with protein sequence MKETTPPKDPKKKLWIGYAVIIAILFACNLFLFPAMMQAKVKSVNYSTFLQMLENKQLSTVQIEDQQIYFVDNENNSYKTNAIAQDNNLVTRLEDAGVEFGTVYQSPTIWDSLLNLAISLLPMILLFWWLNRYIGKKMQSMGGANSMLFGGGKSGAKQYVVDDKTGIKFNDVAGEDEAKESLQEIVDFLNNPQKYEDIGAKMPKGVLLVGPPGTGKTLLARAVAGEAGVPFFSIAGSEFVEMFVGMGASKVRDLFKQAGEKAPCIVFIDEIDTIGKKRDGASGLGGNDEREQTLNQLLTEMDGFDATKGVVILAATNRPESLDPALTRPGRFDRRVPVELPDLKGRESILRLHAKKVKIGPDCDFPVVARMTPGASGAELANIINEAALCAVRHHRKAVTQYDLQEAVDTILAGAQKKNKILNDKEKCIVAYHEVGHALVAALQSHSAPVQKITIVPRTSGALGFTMQVEDGDHTLMTKEEILNKIATFTGGRAAEELIFHSITTGASNDIEQATKMARALITRYGMTEDFDMVALETVNNAYLGGDASLACSEQTASRVDAKVVEIVQEQHKKAYKLLADNRRKLDEIAQYLYEKETISGEEFMRILNAQPQLPAATPADSTNNSL encoded by the coding sequence ATGAAAGAGACCACACCTCCAAAGGACCCTAAAAAGAAACTTTGGATTGGTTATGCCGTTATTATCGCGATTTTGTTTGCCTGCAACCTGTTCCTGTTCCCAGCCATGATGCAGGCCAAAGTCAAAAGCGTGAACTACAGCACCTTCCTGCAGATGCTGGAGAACAAGCAGCTTTCCACCGTCCAGATTGAAGATCAGCAGATCTACTTTGTGGATAACGAGAATAACTCCTACAAGACCAACGCCATCGCCCAGGATAACAACCTGGTCACCCGGCTGGAGGATGCAGGGGTCGAGTTTGGCACTGTCTACCAAAGTCCTACCATCTGGGACAGCCTGCTGAACCTGGCCATCTCGCTGCTTCCGATGATCCTGCTGTTCTGGTGGCTGAACCGCTACATCGGCAAAAAAATGCAGAGCATGGGCGGCGCTAACTCGATGCTATTCGGCGGTGGCAAGTCCGGCGCCAAACAGTACGTGGTGGACGACAAGACCGGCATCAAGTTCAACGACGTGGCCGGTGAGGACGAAGCCAAGGAGAGCCTGCAGGAAATCGTCGACTTTTTAAACAACCCCCAAAAGTACGAGGACATCGGCGCCAAAATGCCCAAGGGCGTGCTGCTGGTAGGCCCTCCGGGTACCGGCAAAACGCTGCTGGCCCGCGCTGTGGCTGGCGAGGCCGGCGTGCCCTTCTTCTCCATCGCCGGCAGTGAGTTTGTGGAGATGTTCGTGGGCATGGGTGCCTCCAAGGTGCGTGACCTGTTCAAACAGGCGGGCGAAAAAGCGCCCTGCATCGTGTTTATCGATGAGATTGATACCATCGGCAAAAAGCGTGATGGTGCCAGCGGCCTGGGCGGCAACGACGAGCGCGAGCAGACCCTGAACCAGCTGCTGACCGAGATGGACGGCTTCGACGCCACCAAGGGCGTTGTGATTCTGGCCGCCACCAACCGGCCGGAATCCCTGGACCCGGCCCTGACCCGCCCCGGCCGTTTTGACCGCCGCGTACCCGTGGAGCTGCCTGACCTGAAAGGCCGCGAGAGCATCCTGCGCCTGCACGCCAAAAAGGTCAAGATTGGTCCCGACTGCGACTTTCCCGTTGTGGCCCGCATGACCCCCGGTGCTTCCGGCGCTGAGTTGGCCAACATCATCAACGAAGCCGCGCTGTGCGCCGTACGCCACCACCGCAAGGCCGTGACCCAGTACGACCTGCAGGAGGCCGTGGACACCATCCTGGCCGGTGCGCAGAAGAAGAACAAGATCCTGAACGACAAGGAAAAGTGCATCGTGGCGTACCACGAGGTCGGCCACGCGCTGGTGGCGGCGCTGCAATCCCACAGTGCGCCGGTACAGAAGATCACCATCGTGCCCCGCACGTCGGGTGCGCTGGGCTTCACCATGCAGGTGGAGGACGGCGACCACACCCTGATGACCAAGGAAGAGATATTGAATAAGATTGCCACCTTCACCGGCGGCCGCGCGGCCGAAGAGCTGATCTTCCACTCCATCACCACTGGTGCCTCCAACGATATTGAGCAGGCCACCAAGATGGCCCGTGCCCTGATCACCCGCTACGGCATGACCGAGGACTTTGACATGGTGGCCCTGGAGACCGTGAACAACGCCTATCTGGGCGGCGACGCCAGCCTGGCCTGCAGCGAGCAGACCGCCAGCCGCGTGGACGCCAAGGTGGTGGAGATCGTGCAGGAGCAGCACAAGAAGGCCTACAAACTGCTGGCCGACAACCGCCGCAAGCTGGACGAGATTGCCCAGTACCTGTACGAAAAAGAGACCATCTCCGGCGAGGAGTTTATGCGGATTTTGAACGCACAGCCGCAATTGCCCGCCGCCACACCGGCAGATTCTACAAACAACAGCCTATAA
- a CDS encoding winged helix-turn-helix domain-containing protein — MTKDMIVKAAQEAAARRNEVFALNDLRVDLTARRVWKNGKPVRLTPREYALLEMLIRKRDLALTRGELLTTAWGYEYVGASRTVDVHINRLRTKLGLDKEIQTVFKVGYRLNTQPGC, encoded by the coding sequence ATGACGAAAGATATGATCGTAAAAGCGGCTCAGGAGGCAGCGGCCCGGCGCAATGAGGTGTTTGCCCTCAATGACCTGCGGGTAGATTTGACCGCCCGCCGCGTGTGGAAAAACGGCAAGCCTGTGCGGCTCACCCCGCGGGAATATGCCCTGCTGGAGATGCTGATCCGCAAGCGCGACCTGGCGCTGACCCGCGGCGAACTGCTGACCACGGCCTGGGGCTACGAGTATGTGGGCGCCAGCCGCACGGTGGATGTACATATCAACCGTCTGCGCACCAAGTTGGGCCTGGATAAGGAGATACAGACCGTGTTTAAGGTCGGCTACCGGCTGAACACCCAACCGGGCTGCTGA
- a CDS encoding family 10 glycosylhydrolase has product MRRRGFFWAVFLLIIYFTAPFWGWRHNGFAPITVPDTTPAPSPTAEPAASQPYHAVWVSYLEWQQVDFSSAQAFSADIAAMFDNIADLGATVVLVQVRPFGDALYPSDYYPFSHLCTGTQGQGPGFDPLALLVQAAHARGLQLEAWINPYRLQSGSMPLLCAQSPALLHPEWTKTTSTGLYLNPASTEVRAFISDAVAELCHNYDLDGIHFDDYFYPTTDPAFDADDYAAAGTALSLDDWRRQNVNALMALCYRTAHQYGVRFGVAPIGDPDRSYADQYSDAALWLAQGGYVDYLMPQLYWGQNYTKNGSTAQSLCQLAARWAALPRAEDVTLAVGLGAYRIGDGDGSDTPGEWSTGHSLADQLAALNTLGIDYIGLYRYDSLFNNTAYPTLAAAEQDSVAQIWRGD; this is encoded by the coding sequence ATGCGGCGCAGGGGGTTCTTTTGGGCAGTTTTCCTGCTTATCATTTACTTTACAGCACCGTTCTGGGGGTGGCGACATAACGGTTTCGCCCCCATCACTGTCCCCGATACCACGCCTGCGCCCTCGCCCACCGCAGAGCCTGCAGCCAGCCAGCCCTACCATGCCGTATGGGTCAGCTATCTGGAGTGGCAGCAGGTAGACTTTTCCTCCGCGCAGGCCTTTTCAGCAGATATTGCCGCCATGTTCGACAATATCGCTGATCTGGGGGCCACCGTGGTGCTGGTCCAGGTGCGCCCCTTTGGCGATGCCCTCTATCCCAGCGACTACTACCCTTTCAGCCATCTTTGCACCGGCACCCAGGGGCAAGGCCCCGGCTTTGACCCCCTGGCCCTGCTGGTGCAGGCGGCCCACGCCCGCGGCCTGCAGCTGGAAGCCTGGATCAACCCCTACCGGCTGCAAAGCGGCAGCATGCCTCTACTGTGTGCCCAAAGTCCCGCCCTGCTCCACCCGGAATGGACCAAAACCACCTCCACCGGCTTATACCTAAACCCCGCCAGTACCGAGGTCCGCGCTTTCATCTCCGATGCCGTCGCCGAGCTGTGCCATAACTATGACTTAGACGGCATCCACTTTGACGACTACTTTTACCCCACCACCGACCCTGCCTTTGACGCTGACGACTACGCTGCCGCAGGCACAGCTCTTTCGCTGGACGATTGGCGGCGGCAAAATGTCAACGCCCTGATGGCCCTGTGCTACCGAACCGCCCACCAATACGGTGTACGGTTCGGCGTCGCACCCATTGGTGACCCGGACCGCAGCTACGCCGACCAATACAGTGATGCCGCCCTATGGCTGGCACAGGGCGGCTATGTGGACTATCTGATGCCCCAGCTGTATTGGGGGCAAAACTACACCAAAAACGGCAGCACAGCTCAAAGCCTGTGCCAGCTGGCCGCGCGGTGGGCAGCCCTGCCCCGGGCCGAGGACGTTACCCTGGCCGTTGGGTTGGGGGCCTACCGCATCGGCGATGGCGACGGCAGTGACACCCCCGGTGAGTGGTCGACCGGCCACAGCCTAGCCGACCAACTGGCCGCACTGAACACACTTGGCATCGATTACATTGGGCTGTACCGTTACGATTCTCTATTTAACAACACCGCCTATCCCACCCTGGCCGCGGCCGAGCAGGACAGCGTGGCGCAAATCTGGCGCGGCGACTAA
- a CDS encoding tyrosine-type recombinase/integrase codes for MSIALSGWIHPHMFRHTFVSLLMSNPDIGVATVAAEAGHAQPSTTLMIYTQQYKKRRESIRNQLSRELYEK; via the coding sequence ATGAGCATCGCCCTTTCAGGCTGGATTCACCCACACATGTTTCGCCATACCTTTGTCAGCCTGCTCATGTCGAATCCTGACATCGGTGTTGCAACGGTTGCCGCTGAAGCAGGTCACGCCCAGCCGAGCACGACTTTAATGATCTACACCCAGCAATACAAAAAACGCCGGGAGTCGATACGCAATCAGTTGAGCCGTGAATTGTACGAAAAATAA
- the treR gene encoding trehalose operon repressor, whose product MPKAKYEGIYHSLKKRIEAQDYPYQSLLPSENTLLEEYACSRNTVRRAIAELTNDGYVQAMQGRGVRVIYQPVGKTTFTIGGIETFQETARRNRLHAVTKVLEFKTVIADERLASLSGFSVGDELWYIRRVRYLDGKALILDINYFLTEFVHGLTPEIAANSIYDYIENTLGMQIITSKRRITVEHATSQDEKILAMDSYDCVAVVTDQTFNASGMLFEFTQSRHQPDYFCFQDVATRKK is encoded by the coding sequence ATGCCAAAAGCAAAATACGAAGGAATTTATCACAGCTTAAAAAAGCGTATTGAAGCGCAGGACTATCCCTATCAGTCCCTGCTGCCCAGTGAGAATACATTGCTCGAGGAATACGCCTGCTCCCGCAACACTGTTCGCCGTGCAATAGCTGAACTGACCAACGATGGCTATGTGCAGGCCATGCAGGGGCGCGGAGTACGGGTGATTTATCAACCGGTGGGAAAAACCACATTTACCATCGGAGGTATAGAAACTTTTCAGGAAACCGCGCGGCGAAACCGATTACACGCAGTGACAAAGGTTTTGGAATTTAAAACCGTCATTGCCGATGAGCGCCTCGCCTCGCTGAGCGGGTTTTCCGTGGGCGATGAATTGTGGTACATTCGCCGTGTGCGGTATCTGGATGGAAAAGCACTCATTTTGGATATCAACTATTTTTTGACAGAGTTTGTTCACGGTCTGACCCCCGAGATTGCGGCCAACTCCATTTACGATTATATAGAAAACACACTGGGTATGCAGATTATCACCAGTAAGCGCCGTATCACAGTGGAACACGCAACCTCGCAGGATGAAAAAATCCTCGCCATGGACAGCTATGACTGCGTTGCCGTTGTAACAGACCAGACATTCAATGCCTCCGGGATGCTGTTTGAATTTACGCAGTCCCGTCACCAGCCTGATTATTTCTGCTTTCAGGACGTTGCCACCCGAAAAAAATGA